Proteins from one Mesotoga infera genomic window:
- a CDS encoding type III PLP-dependent enzyme, whose translation MHITPEVRKAAMEIKTPFLIMDMDYVRNNYFDIVNHVRNVQVFYAVKANSHPRIIETLRDLGSNFDVASRGEIEKLLSLGVTPERMSFGNTIKKVEDIAFAYSVGIDYYAVDSEMEVEKIAAHAPGSKVYGRIATSGGDCDWPLSRKFGTDVNHVITILEYADQLGLDAYGVSFHVGSQNYNVNSWDDAIKDAAQVFKALRSKGINLRMLNLGGGMPVKHIREIKSVKAYGDVINKALKKYMSFVTDLDLFIEPGRSMVGNSAILVSQVILRSRKGDEEWVYIDAGVFHGLTETIEGFRYEVLTEGKVDDTKISFHLAGPTCDSVDTIYHEIDLPKNIGYGDIVYFINAGAYTTEYATNFNGIEAPKIYFVEDFVDAQMPIEGDFAE comes from the coding sequence GTGCACATAACGCCTGAGGTAAGAAAGGCCGCAATGGAAATAAAGACACCGTTCTTGATAATGGATATGGACTACGTTAGAAACAATTACTTCGACATAGTAAACCATGTAAGAAATGTCCAGGTGTTTTACGCGGTTAAGGCGAATTCACATCCAAGGATCATCGAAACCCTTCGGGATCTTGGCAGCAACTTCGATGTAGCATCACGTGGAGAGATCGAGAAGCTCCTTTCCCTTGGAGTAACTCCGGAGAGAATGAGTTTTGGCAACACGATAAAAAAAGTGGAAGATATAGCCTTCGCTTATTCGGTGGGTATTGATTACTACGCGGTCGATTCCGAAATGGAAGTCGAGAAGATCGCCGCCCACGCCCCCGGGAGCAAGGTTTATGGAAGAATAGCTACCAGCGGCGGTGACTGCGATTGGCCGCTCTCAAGGAAGTTTGGAACTGATGTCAACCATGTTATCACGATCCTCGAATACGCCGATCAACTTGGGCTTGATGCGTACGGTGTAAGCTTTCACGTAGGCTCCCAGAACTACAACGTCAACAGCTGGGACGACGCCATAAAGGATGCTGCGCAGGTTTTCAAGGCTCTGAGATCGAAAGGCATAAACCTCAGAATGCTGAACCTCGGAGGTGGAATGCCTGTTAAGCACATTCGGGAGATCAAATCAGTAAAGGCCTACGGCGACGTTATAAACAAGGCCCTGAAGAAGTACATGTCTTTCGTTACCGATCTGGATCTCTTTATCGAACCGGGAAGGTCGATGGTGGGTAACTCGGCCATTCTGGTAAGCCAGGTGATACTTCGAAGCAGAAAGGGAGACGAAGAATGGGTTTACATCGATGCTGGAGTTTTTCATGGTCTAACGGAGACTATAGAAGGCTTCAGGTACGAGGTCCTGACCGAAGGAAAGGTTGACGATACAAAGATCTCCTTCCACCTGGCTGGGCCGACATGCGATTCCGTGGATACCATTTACCATGAAATCGATCTACCCAAGAACATAGGTTACGGAGACATCGTTTATTTTATCAACGCCGGTGCTTACACCACAGAATACGC
- a CDS encoding GAF domain-containing protein, with product MRSIFRDFTYDYFNLLAYPKEKWYDFWLVYREKHPRVLEEYMHKNNLDDSSLRMELEGLDRREIDRLSQYWQEAGPREKSCVLKALGAMSADLHLEREDFVIHILGGLGKQEHLIVPTSKGNVVMIDLLNCWKSGNIDDFLAVVTRALEDFLDYSRIHVRNTMNDQERKERYTFLFQRLIKELDGLSFEHKMEKTVVFLDKYIEHYNWTGFYLADDENHLVLGPYVGEPTEHTRIPFGIGICGQAAETKNVFLVPDVAKESNYLSCSPKTKSEIVLPLIKEERVIGELDIDSHFQNSFLDSDREFLEKICQFLIGS from the coding sequence ATGAGAAGCATTTTCAGAGATTTCACCTACGATTATTTCAACTTATTGGCTTACCCTAAAGAGAAATGGTACGACTTCTGGCTAGTCTATAGAGAGAAGCATCCGAGGGTTCTCGAGGAATATATGCACAAAAACAACCTCGACGACTCATCGTTGAGAATGGAGCTGGAAGGGCTTGACAGGAGAGAGATAGACAGACTTTCACAGTACTGGCAGGAAGCCGGTCCCCGCGAAAAGTCATGTGTTCTCAAAGCGCTTGGAGCCATGTCTGCCGACCTCCACCTTGAAAGGGAGGACTTCGTAATCCACATACTCGGTGGCCTGGGGAAGCAGGAGCATCTCATTGTACCTACCTCTAAGGGAAATGTTGTGATGATAGACCTTTTGAATTGCTGGAAGAGTGGAAATATAGACGACTTTCTCGCAGTAGTGACGAGGGCTCTGGAAGACTTTCTCGACTACTCGCGGATACACGTCAGAAACACAATGAACGACCAGGAGAGAAAAGAGCGCTATACATTCCTTTTCCAAAGATTGATCAAGGAACTCGACGGTCTGTCTTTTGAGCATAAAATGGAAAAAACTGTGGTCTTTCTCGACAAATACATAGAACACTACAACTGGACAGGTTTCTACCTGGCCGACGATGAGAATCACCTCGTACTCGGTCCGTACGTGGGAGAACCAACAGAACACACCAGGATACCTTTTGGGATCGGCATTTGCGGTCAAGCGGCCGAAACTAAAAACGTCTTTCTCGTCCCGGACGTTGCGAAGGAGAGCAATTACCTCTCGTGCAGTCCGAAAACGAAATCGGAAATTGTACTCCCTTTGATAAAGGAAGAGAGAGTAATAGGTGAACTGGATATTGACAGTCATTTTCAAAATAGTTTCTTAGATTCCGACAGAGAGTTTCTGGAAAAAATCTGCCAGTTCCTGATTGGCAGCTGA
- a CDS encoding LCP family protein: protein MKRAQYLLFSLCMVLMVLFFSLLVLLFRGAYFSITNLTTSEESFLIVGIDTGGKANNSIGGRTDYIALFYLDDAGIFNIKSIPRDTIITYNGVARKINSLYNSFGMNALISQVETLTKRKISGFMIVDFNTVNNLTDFTGPIQVNVLIPMHHDDYQQDLHIHFETGVHYLEGEDLLKYLRFRSNDTGDLGRIERQKYVINQLVSQLIQAGPKKILDLIDYVMSKTEISIDKKTLLGVAYSFLRSSRSITFSQIDYYLDRDGQIIPREPAATTVQTPVEPVASSPSILVVNNIPDYETRLGNFAETVKNQWLKQAGIKVEATGIIPEISGIEKRETYLFINSRASEVRDAFSLAHLYHNPVVITTYNFANIEKYYALLDSLSKERFYPATYDAMVLLGVGGK, encoded by the coding sequence ATGAAAAGAGCACAGTACCTTCTTTTCTCGTTGTGTATGGTTCTAATGGTTCTTTTCTTCTCTCTGCTGGTTCTTCTCTTCAGAGGGGCTTATTTCTCCATTACAAACCTGACGACCTCGGAAGAGAGCTTTCTCATAGTCGGTATAGACACCGGAGGGAAGGCAAATAATTCTATCGGTGGTCGGACCGATTATATCGCTCTCTTCTATCTCGACGATGCCGGTATTTTCAACATCAAGAGCATACCGCGCGATACCATCATAACTTATAACGGTGTCGCGAGGAAGATAAACTCCCTCTACAACTCTTTCGGTATGAATGCACTGATTTCACAGGTGGAAACTCTCACCAAAAGGAAGATATCCGGTTTCATGATAGTCGATTTCAACACGGTCAACAATCTGACTGATTTCACTGGCCCTATCCAGGTAAATGTGCTCATCCCAATGCACCACGACGACTACCAGCAGGACCTGCACATCCACTTTGAAACAGGTGTTCACTACCTTGAAGGGGAAGACCTTCTGAAATACCTCCGCTTCAGAAGTAACGATACAGGCGATTTGGGGAGGATAGAAAGACAGAAGTACGTCATAAACCAACTCGTCTCCCAGCTCATACAGGCAGGACCGAAGAAGATCCTGGATCTGATCGATTACGTCATGAGCAAGACAGAGATCAGCATAGATAAAAAGACGCTCCTTGGAGTCGCTTACAGCTTTCTAAGGAGCAGCAGATCCATCACCTTCTCCCAGATAGATTATTACCTGGACAGGGACGGACAGATAATTCCAAGAGAGCCCGCGGCCACAACGGTCCAGACACCGGTAGAGCCTGTCGCTAGTTCGCCCTCGATACTGGTGGTAAACAACATACCCGATTACGAAACAAGACTGGGAAATTTCGCCGAGACCGTTAAGAATCAGTGGTTGAAACAGGCCGGTATAAAGGTAGAAGCAACCGGAATAATCCCTGAGATATCGGGTATTGAGAAGCGCGAAACATACTTATTCATAAACTCCAGAGCCTCCGAAGTCAGGGACGCTTTTTCTCTGGCACATCTCTACCACAACCCTGTGGTAATTACTACATACAACTTCGCCAACATAGAAAAATACTACGCTCTACTCGATTCGCTCTCGAAAGAAAGATTCTATCCGGCTACTTACGACGCAATGGTGTTGCTGGGCGTCGGAGGAAAATGA
- the yqeK gene encoding bis(5'-nucleosyl)-tetraphosphatase (symmetrical) YqeK: protein MRRNSPVAEDLVKKARSLCTASRLEHIMGVERLAVELSRLHGEDEEKASLAALGHDIFRDLPGGELLRLAALYDLEPCALELKQPVLLHGKVAASHIRVEYGIDGDIFESIYWHVSGYRSLSRLAKILMVADMGEETRQFTQADEIRKLAKGDLEKSFLNVIRLKIQWSLNSEKCLLPETVLAWNYCIGGADYVSD from the coding sequence ATGAGACGTAACTCTCCGGTAGCCGAAGATCTAGTCAAAAAGGCAAGATCTCTCTGCACCGCATCCAGGCTCGAACACATCATGGGCGTCGAGAGGCTCGCGGTAGAATTGAGCAGACTTCACGGTGAGGATGAAGAAAAAGCTTCTCTGGCCGCTCTGGGCCACGACATCTTCAGAGACCTTCCCGGAGGCGAGCTGTTGAGACTGGCAGCCCTTTATGATCTCGAACCGTGCGCCCTTGAATTAAAACAGCCCGTACTGCTCCACGGAAAGGTGGCGGCCTCTCATATCAGGGTCGAGTACGGGATCGATGGCGATATCTTCGAATCGATATATTGGCATGTAAGCGGTTATCGCTCGCTCTCAAGACTGGCGAAGATATTGATGGTCGCCGATATGGGAGAAGAGACGAGGCAGTTCACCCAGGCGGATGAGATCAGAAAACTGGCGAAAGGTGATCTGGAAAAATCTTTTCTCAACGTGATAAGATTGAAGATACAATGGTCACTGAACTCGGAGAAGTGTCTACTTCCCGAAACTGTATTGGCATGGAATTACTGTATTGGAGGTGCCGATTATGTCTCTGATTAA
- a CDS encoding DUF503 domain-containing protein → MHFGYMTYLVKLENINSLKEKRGVVRPVFNDLKKNFNASVVETGRHDCWEEFEVTVGIVANTRGELDSLFNSVYERIIWNGFEVIGESGESW, encoded by the coding sequence ATGCATTTCGGTTATATGACTTACCTTGTTAAGCTCGAGAACATAAACTCCTTGAAGGAGAAACGCGGTGTTGTTAGACCGGTCTTTAACGACCTCAAGAAAAACTTCAACGCCTCCGTAGTCGAAACGGGTCGTCATGATTGCTGGGAAGAGTTTGAAGTGACGGTTGGAATAGTTGCTAACACTAGAGGAGAATTGGATTCTCTCTTCAATTCAGTTTACGAGCGAATCATTTGGAATGGCTTCGAAGTAATAGGTGAGAGCGGCGAATCCTGGTGA